A genomic window from Carassius gibelio isolate Cgi1373 ecotype wild population from Czech Republic chromosome A11, carGib1.2-hapl.c, whole genome shotgun sequence includes:
- the LOC128022744 gene encoding uncharacterized protein LOC128022744: MARLSSCIFEWDAGDLTLLRQAKREQLIQQGWPTLSEAELDHHLTKAELLQHCRRRTRGEETTFRLLDMLIRELMGGKGNDALGVPLLDSVRMQHIWNVQRRHITCIQDPPNVPLYTETGTTSKGGVVLKTYRCARGSTSLESFHCHLNRFIPGNSANSLNFQIYLLEGLLRWNQDRAEAAVADGGSTLRSYTGELVYSVNENYNKLYGRKLVPSFTPPAVYTGELIGVQYLLRQNSQPLEDMCPTSDRTSQLLEEIDVEEQVEKDEGFIDFFGEEATVANLVASDDLVLSGPPVLPAAPVPSVQAPTAAPLPSVKIPPLPIVQTPPLPSVQTPPLPSVQTPPLPSVQTPPLPSVQTPPLPSVQTPPLPSVQTPPLPSVQTPPLPSVQAPPLLRVRAPSTAPVPSVAASLLSVQAPPLFRVRAPSAAPVPSVQAPPLLRVRAPSAAPVPSVAAPLPSVQTPPLPSVQAPPLLRVRAPSAAPVPSVAAPLPSVQTPPLPSVQTPPLPSVQAPPLLRVRAPSAAPVPSVAAPLPSVQTPPLPSVQAPPLLRVRAPSAAPVPSVAAPLPSVQTPPLPSVQAPPLLRVRAPSAAPVPSVAAPLPSVQTPPLPSVQAPPLLRVRAPSAAPVPSVQDPLDTPVPSAMAVDEHCIPGMDRVDALAECLVELRTQTSLTLTNQQVATIVGLWQNLDKFDKDRVVYAARHQDRLLTGRFRSPKKKAVFTPGVDSTKRCVLGSSGSPAQWPNCCRLVEMIFIRLCNIHRSPKKQRTECLSRWDLILRDYRKIRQLILSNGTVMSDTTLQLVEVNQRTLTTWHNNRLKGQEVSLLLQGLDLPEARPVALDVLPPARVQPVVPPQYSHQLHTYQMPPDTAGQAKTKFRKIAPSATCTSATATSIWPSAVHPQRSATSSQLRTICPRPTAPHPLVPDTPTAPVVSQMFLVPCPAPFSTINPGAISSEPPANDTATPTKRSYNRTVKANSCRKCGQFRTQETGHSQYKGKIYCPNKETITKEQWLQIMRR; the protein is encoded by the exons ATGGCAAGGCTGTCATCCTGTATTTTTGAGTGGGATGCAGGGGATCTCACTCTGCTGAGACAGGCCAAAAGGGAGCAACTCATCCAACAGGGCTGGCCTACTCTGTCGGAGGCAGAACTGGACCATCATTTAACtaaagctgagctgctccagCACTGCAGGAGGAGAACACGGGGAGAAGAAACCACTTTCCGCCTCCTTGATATGCTCATCAGAGAGCTCATGGGTGGCAAGGGGAATGATGCTCTTGGTGTTCCTCTACTTGACAGTGTGAGAATGCAGCACATCTGGAATGTCCAGAGGCGGCACATCACCTGTATCCAAGACCCTCCAAATGTGCCGCTCTATACTGAAACTGGAACTACAAGCAAGGGTGGGGTGGTTCTAAAAACTTATCGTTGTGCCAGAGGCTCCACATCCCTGGAATCATTTCACTGCCACCTAAACAGATTTATTCCAG ggaacagcgcaaacagcctgaacttccagatttatctcctggaaggtttattacgctggaatcaggaccgggctgaagctgctgttgcagatggaggttcaactctgcgctcttacacaggggagctggtttactctgtcaatgagaactacaataagttgtatggcaggaaattggtccctagcttcactccacctgcagtatacacag gggagctcattggagtacagtacttgttgaggcagaatagtcagcccctggaggacatgtgccctacctctgataggacctctcaattgctggaggagatagatgtggaggagcaagtggaaaaggatgagggtttcattgatttctttggagaggaagccacagtggcaaatcttgtggcatcagatgacttagtcctttcaggtccaccagttctaccagctgcaccagttcccagtgtccaggctcctacagctgcaccactgcccagtgtcaaaattccaccactgcccattgtccagactccaccactgcccagtgtccagactccaccattgcccagtgtccagactccaccactgcccagtgtccagactccaccactgcccagtgtccagactccaccattgcccagtgtccagactccaccactgcccagtgtccagactccaccactgcccagtgtccagactccaccactgcccagtgtccaggctccaccactgctcagagtccgggctccttcaactgcaccagtgcccagtgtagctgcatcactgctcagtgtccaggctccaccattgttcagagtccgggctccttcagctgcaccagtgcccagtgtccaggctccaccactgctcagagtccgggctccttcagctgcaccagtgcccagtgtagctgcaccactgcccagtgtccagactccaccactgcccagtgtccaggctccaccactgctcagagtccgggctccttcagctgcaccagtgcccagtgtagctgcaccactgcccagtgtccagactccaccactgcccagtgtccagactccaccactgcccagtgtccaggctccaccactgctcagagtccgggctccttcagctgcaccagtgcccagtgtagctgcaccactgcccagtgtccagactccaccactgcccagtgtccaggctccaccactgctcagagtccgggctccttcagctgcaccagtgcccagtgtagctgcaccactgcccagtgtccagactccaccactgcccagtgtccaggctccaccactgctcagagtccgggctccttcagctgcaccagtgcccagtgtagctgcaccactgcccagtgtccagactccaccactgcccagtgtccaggctccaccactgctcagagtccgggctccttcagctgcaccagtacccagtgtccaggatcctttagatacaccagtgccctcagcaatg gctgttgacgaacactgcattcctggaatggaccgggtggatgcgttggcagagtgtctggtggagctgcgcacacagacaagcctcacacttaccaaccaacaagttgcgaccattgtgggtctgtggcagaacctggacaaatttgataaagacagggtggtgtatgctgctcgtcatcaagacaggctacttacaggacgttttaggtccccaaaaaagaaagctgtcttcactcctggtgtcgacagcacaaaaaggtgtgttttgggttctagcggctctccagcacagtggcctaattgctgtcgccttgttgaaatgattttcataagGTTATGTAACATCCACCGAAGCCCCAAGAAACAGCGGACAGAATGTCTGTCTAGATGGGATCTCATTCTTCGTGATTACAGAAAAATTCGGCAGCTAATCCTGAGCAATGGAACGGTGATGAGTGACACAACCCTTCAGCTAGTTGAGGTAAATCAGAGGACCCTTACGACATGGCACAATAACCGTTTAAAGGGTCAGGAGGTCTCCTTGCTGTTGCAAGGGCTGGACCTTCCAGAGGCACGTCCAGTGGCTTtggatgttttgcctccagcacgAGTACAGCCTGTTGTGCCTCCACAATATAGCCACCAGTTGCATACCTACCAGATGCCACCAGACACAGCTGGACAGGCAAAGACAAAGTTTAGAAAGATTGCGCCCTCAGCTACCTGTACATCTGccacagcaacttcaatctggccATCAGCCGTACACCCTCAGCGTTCAGCCACGTCCAGCCAGCTAAGGACAATTTGTCCCAGGCCGACAGCACCACACCCATTGGTTCCTGACACACCCACTGCCCCTgttgtgtctcagatgtttctggtgCCCTGCCCAGCCCCATTTTCCACCATTAACCCTGGAGCAATTTCCTCTGAGCCACCTGCAAATGACACAGCCACTCCAACCAAACGATCGTACAATCGCACTGTAAAAGCAAATTCGTGCAGAAAGTGTGGCCAATTTCGTACTCAAGAAACTGGCCATAGCCAGtacaaaggcaaaatatattgccctaataaagaaacaattacaaaggagcagtggttacagattatgagaagataa